GTCACAGTCCCATGTTCCGAATCGAGACAGAGAAAGAGCTGCTGAACGCATTCCGTTCGCGAGACCGCAAGCACGTGGAGCTGCCCAAGGGGACGAAGCTTCCCCTCTTCGTCCGCGACTACCTGGCGTGGGTAGACCCGTACGGCGTCCGCATCTTCCTGCTGTTCTCGCCGCCGGGCAGTACCCGTCCCATGGGCATCGCCTTCCGCCGGGACCAGCAGGGTGACAAGGCCCTGGCGTCGCGGGTGTGCGAGTGGTGCCATGCCCACGGCACGGCGGACCAGATTGGCCTGCTCACCACGGATGTGGATGCGAAGCGCAGGGTGGGCGTGAATCTCTGTCTGGACCTGCGCTGCAACGAAAAGCTGGAGTCGATGATGAACCTGGCCGGCGCGGACCTGCTGGAAGGGACCCAGAAGCTGCTCGGCCACATGGCCCGCTTCGCGGACGAGGCGCTGGGCATGGAGGTCCGCACGTAGGCGGCGTGGGGCCGCTGCCCCTGGTGGGCGCCGCGGTCGTCCCCGCCCTGGTGGGCGTGCTGCACGCCCGGAGCCGGATGGCGGTGCTCGCCGGGGCGAGCGACCTCGCGGCCCGGCACCAGGTCGGCGCGACGGGGCCGGCCACTTCCCACCTCGGGTCGAAGGAGCCGAGTCTGGCGCCCGTGGAAGCGGCACGGGAGCAGAAGACGACCGTGGCCGTGTAGACCGCCGTCCGCACGACACGCGCGGGACCTCTTGGGCGGGCTCGTCGGAGCTTTAATTCCGGCACCTCCAGGAATATCCCGAAGCGACTTCGTTCATTCAGCAGACATTTCCCACTCCGCCGCTGGAGCGCCCGGGCACACACCTCGCCCGGGCGCGCTCCGTGGCGTTCTTCTCAGTCTCAGTCTGCAGGCGCCCTCGGGGGCGCCGGGAGCCCGTGCGCTTGCGCGCGAGCTCCATGAATGGAGTGCTTCCCTTGCGTCGCTTCAATCCGTGGTGGCTCGGTGTGGTGTGCCTGCTGGTGGCATGCGGAGGACCTCTCGAGGACGAGGTGCCGGACCTGGAGGCACTCGCCACGAGCGAGCAGGCCTCCGGCGCGTGTGACGAGACACGGCTGGCGTGGGAGTCCGCCGGGAATCCGTCCAACGTCTGCGCGGTGCCGTGGCAGTACGGGCTCGACTGCAACAAGTCGGGGAGCACGAGCGCCTGTGGCGCCCGCACCGGGTACCAGCAGAAGACGTGCATCCACTACCCGGTATGCCGACTCCCCCAGTTCGGGGTCGAGGGCCGGGCGACCAAGACCTTCACCCAGACTGTCTCCTCCTGCAGCTCCTTCACGGTGAAGGAATGTCGCCCGAAGCCGACGACGCCCGACATCGAGCTCTGCACGACGGTCACCTACTACAACTGCCAGTCGCAGTGCGTCGCCGCGGCCCAGGCGAAGAGGAACAGCCTTCCCCTGGCGGACCGCAACCTGGTCACCATCCTCTCCGCCAGCGGGGCCACCGAGTCCAGCACGTCGTCCGGCGCCTGCACGTACACGCTGAGCAACTGGCCCACCTACAATGCGAAGGAGGACACCGCGTGCGGGGCCGCCACGGGCACCAGCACCTGCGACGACCTTTCGAACCCCATCTACCCGACGTGCCGGAACAACAGCTTCGGAGACGACGTCCCCTCCGCCTGTAACGCGAGCGTCCTGTTCGCTCCGGCCGGCACCATGCTGAGCGGCGTGAGGCAGACGGCGGGCACCGTCTGGGGGGCCATGGCCCCGAAGAACTCCGAGGCGACCCCGCTCTACGTCCAGCCGCCGTTCTGCCGGACCTGCGACCATCTGACGCTCACCGCCCAGAGTGATGCCGCGCAGGTCACCGCCAAGTACGACTGCCTGGTGCAGAGCCTGGCCGCGGGGCTCCCCGCGGGGGCTGGAGGCGCGCAGCTGCGCTCCGAAGTCGTCGCCCGGCTGAAGCTCCTCTTCGAGCTGCACGCGCACCACATGACGCCTGCCCAGGAGCAGTTCAGCCGCGGCTTGTACCAGTCAGACCCGCTGGCGAACACCTCCTGCAGCTCCGGCTACCTCCCGCCCTCCCTCGGCAGGTGCGGCATGAACCTGACGGCGCTCAACGCGGCGCTGGACGCCTGCACACGCCTGTCGGGGGCCCACGTGCCGGGAGCCTCGGCCCGCGCCCAGCTTCCCTTCTGCGTGGGCCTGGCGTCGCAGGTGGCGGCGGTGCCCGCGGGCGTCTGCCAGGGCGACGCCTACCGGGACAACTATCATGGCATGTGGCTGAAGCTGTACGAGCGCACGCTCTCCGACATGCGCCGCCAGGACGTGCCCGGTGACATGCTCCAGCGGAAGGTGCCGGAGCCGTCCGACGTGCGCATCCACCTGGCGAGCATCAGCAACTGGCACGCGGTGCAGCAGGCGCAGCTGTTCCCGGCGGAGCCCGACAGCCCCGTGTTGATGCGGCAGCTGAGCGAGACGTTCGGTGTCTTCTGGAAGGCCGCCTACGAGAACACGCTGTTGAACGTGACCGGGCCGCCGGTGCACGCCAAGCCCCTCAACGCGGGGCTGCTGGTGGACCAGACGGTGCTCACCGCGGTCCTGACCGGCACCCCGGCGATGAGCGGCCCGCCGCTGCTGATGCTCCTGGGCGACGGCTTCCACGGCCTCTTCGAGCGCATGGAGGACTTCAGCTACCTGCACGACCTGGGCTGCCGCTTCAAGGGCTGCGGCCCCGCCGTGGACACCGAGATGGCCGAGCTGTGGGCGCTCTTCGGCGCCGTGCCCGACACGGCGAAGCTGCAGGCGGCGGTGACGGACGCCAACCGGCTGAACACGTCGAGCTACGACCACCACGCGCAATGGGTGGGGGTGTTCAACCTGCTGCACGCCAATCACGCCACCTTCACCCAGGCGGTGGTGGCCGCCACGGGCGCGCCTTCGTACACGCCGGACCTGCTCAAGGGCGGCGCCAACGGCCTGCCCGCGCCCATGGCCGGCTGGGCCCGGATGGTCGAGAAGGCAGACGCCTACGCGGACAGCTACGCCAAGTCCGGGTTCTTCGTCAGCACCGCGCGTGACACGTTGAAGACGGGCATCGAGGACTACAAGGCCAACTTCATCAACGACGTGGTGACCACGCGCAAGAGCGCGCTCACGACGGCGGTGGACACCTATACCCAGAACCGCGCCGCGCTCATCAGCGAGGTGCTGAACGAGGTGGGGAACGCCGCGAACCAGAAGACGGTGCGCACCACGCTCGCCCGCAAGCTGAATGAGTTCTACGCGCTCGCCGCGGACCTCGTCGGACTCCAGGACAACCTGCTGAGCCAGGAGGCGCAGTTCAGCGAGTTCGCGGCGGCTTTCAATACCGCGCTGGAGAACGAGTCTCCGAACCTGGGCACGGACATCCAGCGCGGGCCGCTGCAGACGCTCAACATCAGCGCCGCCGAGGCGCACGGCGTGACAGGGGGGGCGTTCGACATCTTCACGCTCGCGGTACGCCAGCCGTCCGGTGGCGTGGGAGGACCGCCTGCCTTCGGCATTCCGGCGCTGAGGGGGGAGCTGCTGAACTTCGAGGTCTCGGGCGAGTACGCGCCCAGCTGCGCCATCTCGGGAGCGCGGCTGCTGGACCCGGCGAGCGGTGCCCCGGTGACCATCGGGGTGGGCGGCACGGCGGCCCTGACGGGCCCCGGAGGCTACACGGCGGTCTTCAGCAACGGGAGCTTCACGGCGGAGAACGCCAGCGCGAGCACCTTCGCCAAGGCCTCGACCGAGGTACGGGCCTGCGCCGGCGTCAAGGTGGAGACCGGCGTCTCGTTCTTTGGCAACGGGACCAAGGCGTACGCATTCGCGGAGGCCTGTGTCAATGGCTCGACGGGCATCGACGAGGCGATCAACTCGCAGGCTGGCACCGAGGCGCGGACCTCGGCGAGCTTCGCCATCGGCCTGCGCCTGCCGAACACCCCCTTCCCCAATGCCCCCGTCGGCAGCCTGCTCCTGGTCGCGATGAGCCCGGGCACCTCCGACCGGTCGGGCGTCCTCGACGTGCAGGTGCTGCAGGCGCGCACGTCCATCGTGGTGAAGCAGGACGCCGACTACTACCTGGTGGTCAACGACCAGGGCTCCTGTGGCGACGACACCTCGCACCGGCTCACGCTGACGGTGATGCGGCTGATGCCCACGGGCGAGGCCGCCAGGGCGCTGGGCAACGCCATGGCCACGGTGATGACCGAGCTGCGCGCGGCGACGCCCGCCTTCGTCAACCAGGGACGCGTGACGGGCTCCGAGCTGGAGGCGCTCAGGAGCAACGCGCAGAGCCGGCTGCTCCTGGAGTACGGGGCCGAGTGCCCCGGCTGTTCCACCAGCCAGATGCCGGAGGTGTTCGGCTCGCTCTTCACCACCTTCGTCAGCAAGGAGCTCGCGAGGCTGGAGCGACTGGTGCAGCTGCGCACCGTGGAGCGCGCCCTCGAGCTGCAGCTGCTCGAGCTGCAGACCCTGGGGGACGACCTGACGGCGGGCGCCGAGAAGGCGCGGCTGCTGCGGCTGCTGCCCCTGTGGCGGCTGCGCAACCTGGATGGCGTGGAGCTGCGCGAGAAGTCGCGCGCACTGACGAGCCTGGTCACCGAGTACCTCTACCCGACGATGGACCTGCGCCACCCCAGCGCGCTCGCGCCGCTCAAGACGCACGCGAGCATGGACGCGCTGGTCCAGGCGGACTGGTCCGACGACTTCGCGGTGCTCTGCGCCAAGGCGCTCACGGCCGTGGGCACCATCGAGACCGAGCTTGCCACCGCGCGCGTCAACGACAAGGCGCCCAAGGAGTTCGCGCTGGCCTTCGCCTTCCCCAACCCCTCGTTCTACCTGGGCACCCGCTGGAGCAGCGCGGACCTGGAGCGCTCCGAGGCCGTGTGGAACAGCATCTCCACGGGCTCGGGCGAAGTGATGATCACCCTCACGCCGGACGACCTCTACAGCGCGGGAGGCCAGGGGGGCATGCTGCTCTGCAACCACCACATGCCCGTCATCAAGAACCTGGGCGTCCAGGTGGTCAGGCCCTTCAGCAGCACCAACGCGGCGGACTCGCAGGCGGGGCTGACGGTGCCGGTGCGGTGGGAGGACGTGCTCGCCTACCCCGCCGCCGGCAGCTTCAAGCACTACGCGATGCTCAACCCCGACTTCCTCGTCGGAGCCCCGCACCTGCTCTTCGGCAACGACATCGACGTGCTGACCACCTTCGCCCAGGACATCCAGCATCCGTTCGCCACCGTGGCGGGCAATGGCCTGTCGCCCTTCGGCACCTTCACCCTCGGCCTGGGCAACGTGGACCCCGCCATGTTCACCGATGCCTCCGCGCTGGTCGTCACCCTGAAGGTAGACGCGCTCGAAGTCGCTGGCCCGGCCATGGGCGCCGCGGTCTGCCAGTAGCCCTCACCCCGCACCATTCGAACGACATCCGGACCCCATGACACTGCAATCCCTCGTACGGCGGCTGCTAGGTGGCACCGCCCTGCTCATCTCCCCCCTCGCGCTCGCACAGCCCGCCGGCTTCACGGACGCGACGATACAACCCCCCAAGCTCGGCGCCCCACAGCGCGGCTCGCTCATCGGCACCTATGCCCAGACGGCCTTCGGCGCGGCGGACGTGGCGCGCGGCGGCTTCGCACTCGCCTCCGCCTTCACCTTCCCCACCGAGCGCGGCGAGCTGCTCGCCACGCCGTTTCCCACCTACTCGTCGGACGCGGGCCTGTCGGAGTGGGGCCATGGCTGGCAGACGCGGCTGGAGATCCGCCGCTGGCGCGTGCGCGGCGACCTCGACTACACGACGGACGAGCGCTCCAGCCCCTGGGGCCGGCTCATCCAGGGCAGCGACGGGGCCTGGTACCCGTCCGACATGAACCCCGCGGTGCGGGTGGAGGCGTCCGCCACCGGCCTCACCGCCTACCTGCCCGACGGCAGCGTCTGGAGCTTCGGTGATGGCGCGGGCGGCGCGGCGGGCTCGGCGCAGGTGAACACGCCGAAGGGCACCTACGCGTGGCACCTGCGTGAGGTGGTGAGCGCCACCGGCCGCAGGACGCGCTTCACCTACGAGGCCAATGCGACCAGGCGGCTCTTCCTGAAGACGGTGCAGTACGGCGGCACCGGCACCGACTTCCAGTACCAGGTGGACCTGGGCTACGCGCCGCTGACGAAGCCCGTCGACGACTTCCGCTCGGGTCAGAAGCTGCGCCTGGACCGGCGCGTGTCCACGGTGGAGGTGAAGGCGAGGCACGCGTCGCTGGGCCTCTTCGAGCCGCGCTGGCAGTACCAGCTCACCTACGAGGAGCCCGCGCAGGGCGTGGCCTTCTACCTCACCCAGCTGACCCCGACGTACGGCCTGGGGCGGAACGCGACGGCGGCGCCGCCGTCCCGCTACACGTACTACAAGTCCACGGACGCGCTCGCCGGCGCCTTCTTCGCCCGCGTGACGAAGCTGGACGCGACGCTCGTGGCCGCGGGCCAGGACGCCATCCAGCCCTGGCGCGCCGCGCTCGTGGACAATGACGAGGACGGCCGGCTCGACTTCGAGCACGCCCAGGCCCAGACGCTCTACGTGCAGGAGGACCACGGCTTCCGGGCCGAGCCGCTCCCGCCCCCCAACGCGGGCACGCAGAGCGTGTGCCGTCCCTCGGCGAGCACGAGCAACGGGCCGCGCCTGCTCACGCGGCTGCGCCCCAACCAGCCGGTGCCCCAGGTGGTGGCCATCAACAACCCGGGCGGTTCGGCGACCGAGTTCAAGGTCTGTGACCGCGCGGGCACGCTCCTCGCGCAGCAGTCCCTCTCCGGCGCCTGGCAGCTGGGGCCCCACACCCGCTTCGTGGACCTGGACAACGACCAGCAGCCGGACCTCATCCGCGTCGTCCCCGGCGGCTTCCAGGTGCGGCCCAATACCAGCGGCGCGCCGCCGGGCATCAGCTTCGGTCCCGCCATCACCGGCACCCTCAGCCCCAGCGTGTCGGCGAGCGCGACGTGGGTGCACGACATGAACGGCGACAGCATCCCGGACATCGTCGCGCGGCTCACCAACGGCCTGCACGTGTGGCCGGGCACCGGCGGGTTCAGCTTCGACTCGACGTCCGGCAGCCTGTTCCAGGTGCTGACGAAGAACGGGACGAGCCTGGCGCAGCTGGGCACCTATTCCGTGATGTTCGTGGACGTGAACCGCGACGGCCTCTCCGACGTCCTGTTGTCGAAGACGGGGCTCGCGCTCCTCTTCGTCAACGACGGCACCGCCTTCCGCGAGGTCAGCGTCCCGGCGCTGAGCTTCTTCAACGGGACGACGAGCGCGCTCACGCAGGGTGACTTCGCGGGCAGCGGCAACACCAGCCTCACCGTGACGCAGGGCCTGGACGCCTACAGCACCTCGCTGGACGGGCCGGAGACGGGCCTGCTCCAGTCCGCGGACGACGGCAAGGGCACCGTGCTGGGCTTCACGTACACCCGCCTGCCGGCGGCCCCCGGCGCGCGCTTCCGTCAGCCGGTGCTGGCGTCGCTGACGTCGGCATCGTCCGGGTACGACCCCGTCACCTACACGTACCAGTACTTCGGCGCGAACTACCACTCGCAGGGCGGCTACCTGCTCGGCTTCGACAGCGTGGTGCGCACGGCGCCGCAGGAGGGCCACGCCATCAACTTCCTCAACGGGGACACCTTCGCGGGCCTGCAGCTGTCCAGCACGCGGACGGACGCGCGCACGCCCCTGGTCAAGGAGGTGACGTCCCGCCAGTACGAGGACGCCACGCACCAGGGCGTTCCCTACAAGCGGGTGAACCAGGAGGCGACGGGGTTCCAGGACGCGGGCAACCCGGCGGTGACGTTGACCGAGACGACGCAGACGCTCGTCCATGATGGCGTGTGCCCGCAGCAGACGGTCCGCGCCACGCCGTGGGGCACCCTCACCAGCATCTCCATGCGAGCAAACCTCGCGGGCCTGGTGAAGCACCTGCACTGCCTGCCTTCCACGGTGAGCTACTCGGGGAGCCACCCGCAGCAACCCTCGCTCGACTTCTCGTACCCGGGCGTCATCACCCGCAACGCGGTGGGGCTGGTGGAGAAGGTGGAGGCGCTGGGGCCACAAGGCGCCCTCCCGCTACAGACGGTGACGTACTGGCCGGACTTCACCGTGAAGACGGTGAGCGTGCCGGGCCAGGGAACGACGACGTTCGACTACGACCGCCGGATGCTGCTGTCGCGCATCACCCAGCCGGACGGAGTGGTGGCGGAGGTCACCGAGCGCGCCCCCCTGCACGACGGGCTGCTCACCCTGACGACGCGGCGCGGGGTGAATGCCCACACGGAGCGCTTCCGCTACGACGCCCTGGAGCGCCTGGTGAAGCGGTGGGACGCGCTCGGCGGCGCGAGCGAGGCAAACCCGAACGAGCAGCTGGCCTACCGGTTCGCCACGGCCACGCGGCCCGGAGGCATCGCGGCCACGGCGCTGGTGGACGCGGGCCTCAACGCCCGGCGCTTCACGCAGGACCTCTCCACCGCCGCGGGCGAGGACGTGGCGAAGCCCCGCCTCATCCCCGAGGGCTGGGTGGTGGACGGGCTGACGGCGCACGACCGCCAGCAGCGCGAGACGACGCACTACGTGCGCCAGAACCTGCCGGCCAACACCGACATGGCGACGCTCGACTACGCAACGCTCCTGAGCGGCATCGAGCAGACGGCGAGCGAGCGCACCGCCGTCTTCGGCTACGAGGTGGAGAAGGCGCTGCGCCACCACGCGGACGTCGAGCAGACGCTGGCGACCTCGTGGGTGCTCGACGCCGGACGCCTGCGCGTGCAGACGGTGGAGAACGGGACGCTGGAGCACCGCCAGTTCCTGGATGCGGGGCGCCGGCTGGCGCGGTACGAGGACGCGCTCGGCGCGGCCTACACCTACGGCTACGACGCCCTGGGCCGGCTGCGAGTCGTGACGCTGCCGGGTGGCCAGGGCCACCGGCTGACGTATGACGGCTACGGCCGTGTCGGGCGCGTGGAGCGCGACGGCGTGGCGAGCGTGGACTACGAGTACGCGCCCGGCACGTGGCTCACCTCGGCGAAGCGCTTCCGCACGCCCGCCAACACGCTGGTGCGCGGCGAGGGCTACCTCTACGACGCGGTGGGCCGCCGCACCGTCATCACCCACACGCAGGCGGGTGGCGGGGTGAAGACGTACCAGCTCTACTACGACGGTGCCTCACCCGCTCAGCCCACGAACACGAGCTGGCCGGGGCTGCTCACGGCCGCCGCCGGTGACGGGTACGCGAAGAAGTTCGAGTACCGCCCGGACGGCAGCCTGGCCCGGACGACGCTGGGCTTCACCGGCTGGCGCAGCGTGGAGACCACCCTCACCCATGCGGAGGGCGGCGACGTGAAGCTGGAGGTGACGCAGGTGAAGGACGGCGGCGGCAGCGTGCTCACCACCACCGCGCTCGGGACCTCCTGGGACGCCCATGGCCGGATGAACAGCCTGAGCCTCGACGGACAGCCCTGGGCCACCGTGCTGTACAACGGGCTCGGACAGCTGACGAAGGTGGACTTCGGCGGCGGCACCTTCGTGGAGCTCGGCTACGATTTGCTCACCCGCAAGCGCACGAGCCTGGCGCAGACGGCGCCGACATGGACGTCGTCCGTGGGGTGGAAGCTGAACACGCGCGGCCTCACCGGCAGCGAGGTGATGGGGTTTGGCGGCACGCAGCTGACGCGCCAGTACAGCTACTCCGAGCAGGGCTTCCTCAGCAGCGCACAGGACGCGCAGCACGCGTACGCCTACGGCTTCGACGCCATGGGCCTGCCCACCCACATCACGGATGGCGCGGGCATGCGCACGCTCGCCACGGGGAGCAACACGCTCGTGGCCGGCGGCGTGACGTACACGTTCGACGGGCTGGGCCGCACGGTGAGCCGGGATGGCCTCACCCTCACCTACGGCCCCGACGGCCAGGTGGCCACCGCTCAGCACGGGGCGGGAACCTGGAGCTTCCTCTACGACGAGGACGGTGAGCGCATCCTCAAGCTCGGAGCGGGGGGCGTGCCGCTGGCTGGCTACCTCGAGGGCGGCGGCTACCTGGACGCCTCGGGCCTCACCCTGCCGGTGCGCGTGGAAGGCCAGGTGGTGGGCTCGCTCCGCAATGGCGTCTTCCAGCTGCTGTCCACGGACCGCCGCGGCACGGTGATGGCGGACCTGGATGGGACGGAGCGGCTGGCCTCGCCCTTCGGAGACCGCACCACCCACACGGCGGGCGCGGCAGCGCTGGACTACGTGGAGAAGGGGTACGACGCCGACCTCGGCTTCGTCCGCATGGGAGCGCGCGACTACGACCCCCGCATCAGCCGCTTCACCACGCCAGACCCGCTGTTCCTCCAGGACCTGGAGAAGTGCCGTGAGAGCCCGGTGGAGTGCAACCTCTACGGCTATGTGCGCAATCGCCCGCTGGACCTCGTGGACCCCACCGGCACCGAGGGCAAGGACGTCCCATCCAACCAGGCTGCCGGTGCGGCGGTGAGCGTGGGCACGCCCGCGGTCGTCGCAAACGCGAAGGAGGACATTTCCAATGCGGAGGACCAGTATTTCGAAGCCTCCAACTCGCGCCGGCAGGAGATGAAGTCCGTGTTGAACGTCATCAGCTCGGTGGGGTCCGCCATCAACGTGGTGAAGTTCATCGGCGGTTGCTACATCGGCGCCAACCCGCTGTTCAGCGGGTCACCACCGCGCGAGTACTACATTCGCGTCAACAAGGAAGGCATCCAGGAACTGCAGAAGCAGCAGTCCGCCCTCCAGAACGAGCTGTCGCTCTACCTGGAAGAGGGGATGCAGTCCTCGCCGGATCAGGCGCGCATGAACTTCGTCGACTCGCGCATCCTGGAGCTGTCCCGCAAGGACAGTGAGATGCAGAAGAAGATCGACAAGATGAGCGAGAACCTGGAGCTCATGGAGGTAACCAAGGAGGAGCTGCAGTAGAGAACGCTCCTGACGCGTCCTGGGGGCCGGTCCGTACTTTCGGCCCCCAGCACGCCGGCGCTCGACCCGGTGCCTACCGCTGAGCGTCCCGAGGCAGGCGGACGCGGAAGGTGGTGCCCGCGTCGTGCGTGGACACCACCTCGACGCTGCCGCCGTGGGCCCGGACAATCTGGTCCACGATGAAGAGGCCCAGGCCGATGCTGCGGCGCTCACCGCCCCCGTCGGTGCCGCGGGTCATCGGCTCGAACAGGCCGGGCAGGACCTGCGCCGGGATGGGCGGCCCCTCGTTGGAGACGGAGAGGACGACCCCGCGCTCCTCCGCCTCCGTCTTCACCCGGATGGGCGTCCCGGGAGGGCTGTACTGCACGGCATTGGTGAGCAGGTTGGTGAGGACCTGCGAGATGCGGTCTGAATCCCACGAGCCCCACACGTCGTGTGGGCCCTCCACCTCGAACCGGCGCTCGGGCGCGGCCAGCGACACCTCGGCCACCACCTGCTGTGCAATCACCTGGAGGTCCATGGCCTGGGGCTTCACGGGGAGCGTCTTGCCCATCCGGGCCTGGGTGAAGTCGAGCAGGTCCCGGATGAGCCGGTTGGCCCGGTTCGCTGACTCCAGGATGCGGCCAAGCCCGCTGCGGGCCCGGTCATCCAGGTCCGTGCGGCGCAGCAGCGTCGCGGCGGACAGGGTGATGGCATTCAGGGGGTTGCGCAGGTCATGGCTGACGATGCCGATGAGCTGCTCGCGAAGCTGCGCGGCCTCCTGGGCGCTGAACAGCTGGGCATCCCGGCGGCCCAGCTCGTCCAGCTGCTCGAGCTGGTAGCCGATCAGCTCTCCGAGGTGGCGGAACACCTCCAGCTTGTCCTCCGTGAGGTCGGCCGGGCGCGGATCCAACGCGCACATCACCCCGAAGAAGGAACCGTCCCGCCGGTACACCGGCACGGCGATGTAGCTCTCGATGCCGTAGAGCTTCGGTGCCGGGTGGGTCGCGAAGCGCGGGTCCTGGCTCGCATGGTTGACGAGCAGCGGCGCCATCATGCCGCGCACGGTGCTGCAGAACGTCGTGGCGACCGCCAGGGTGTCTCCGGGCTTTATCCCGAAGTTCACCTCGTCCAGCACGGCGCAGCACGTCCACGACTCGGCGGTGACCCGCGCCACCACGCCCAGTCGCAGGCCCGTCGTCTTCAGGAGCAACCGCAGCACCGTCTTGACGGCCTCGATGCGCCCCACCGCTGCGACGTCCTCGGCGAGCCGCGACTCTTCAGGGGAGAGACTGCCCAGGGATGATGTCTTCCACGAGTCCGACATGGATGTGCGGACTCTAACCGCCACCCCGGCGGGGCTTCTTGCACCGCCAGGACGCTCCCGGGCCGGTGGGTCGAATACCGAACGGCCAGCCCCCTCGCGGGTTCGCATGACAGGGCACCAGAGGCGGCGGTAGCGTGGCCGCGTGATGCGCCGCGCTCTCCTGCTCCCCTTGCTGCTGGCCCTCCTACCGCTCGCCGGATGCACCCGCGCGAAGCGTCCGGACGCGCCCACCTTCCCCTCGCTGGCGAAGTCGCTCTTCGGCACCCTGGAAGACGAGGGCGCGCTGGCGAGCGCCTATGTCGTGGACGCGGTGACGGGCGAGCCGCTCTTCAACCACCGCGAGCACGTGCGGCTGCTGCCCGCCTCCACCATGAAGGTGGTGTCCACCGCGTCGGTGCTGTCCGCGCTGGGCGCGGACTTCCGCTACCAGACGCCCGTGGCGCTGGAGGGCGCCCACGTGGATGGCCTCTTCCTGGGGGACGTGGTGGTGGAGGCGGCTGGAGACCCCTCGCTGGGCTCGTGGCGCTTCCCGGAGACGGCGCTCGCGTGTGACCAGGTGGCGGACGCCATGGTGGCGCGCGGCATCCGCCAGTGGCGCGGAAACGTCCGGGTGCGGGGCACCGACGAGGCGGACTTCCCCTTCGGCCCCGGCTGGGCCTGGGACGACGCCGCTTACGCCTACAGCGCCGCCCCGACGAGCTTCGTGTTCCGGGAGAACGTGGTGGACCTGTCGCTGTCGCGCGCGGAGGGCGTGGACTGCGCGCAGCCTCCCACCGTGCAGCTGACGCCCGCCTTCGCGTCGCTGTCCACGGTGGTGAGCGTGGACATGACGGCCGAGCGCACCAACGTCGCGTGCGTGCGCCAGCGCGGCGGCCCCGGGGTGCGCTGCGTGTGGCGCTCTCCCGCCAACCAGTGCCCGCGCGCCGCCACCGTGAAGCTGGCCGTGGACGAGCCCCAGGTCCTCTTCTCCGCGTGCGTGGAGGAGGCCCTGCTCAAGCGCGGCGTGCCCCGCCTGCCGCACACGCTGGAGTCCCCCGCCCCGCTGCGCCCGCCCGTGCCCGAGCCGCTCGTCACCCTGGTCAGCCCGCCCCTGTCGGAGCTGGTCAAGGTCACCAACAAGGAGTCGCTCAACCTCTACGCGGAGCGGCTGGGGCTGCGCTTCACCCGCGAGCGCACCGGCGCGGAGACGTACGCCGCCCTGCGCTCCGCCCTGGGCGAGGAGCTCACCCGGCGCGGCATCCCCGCCCGGGACTTGCGCCCGGTAGATGGCAGCGGGCTGTCCCGCTACAACCTGG
Above is a window of Pyxidicoccus xibeiensis DNA encoding:
- a CDS encoding GAF domain-containing sensor histidine kinase, with amino-acid sequence MSDSWKTSSLGSLSPEESRLAEDVAAVGRIEAVKTVLRLLLKTTGLRLGVVARVTAESWTCCAVLDEVNFGIKPGDTLAVATTFCSTVRGMMAPLLVNHASQDPRFATHPAPKLYGIESYIAVPVYRRDGSFFGVMCALDPRPADLTEDKLEVFRHLGELIGYQLEQLDELGRRDAQLFSAQEAAQLREQLIGIVSHDLRNPLNAITLSAATLLRRTDLDDRARSGLGRILESANRANRLIRDLLDFTQARMGKTLPVKPQAMDLQVIAQQVVAEVSLAAPERRFEVEGPHDVWGSWDSDRISQVLTNLLTNAVQYSPPGTPIRVKTEAEERGVVLSVSNEGPPIPAQVLPGLFEPMTRGTDGGGERRSIGLGLFIVDQIVRAHGGSVEVVSTHDAGTTFRVRLPRDAQR
- a CDS encoding FBP domain-containing protein: MFRIETEKELLNAFRSRDRKHVELPKGTKLPLFVRDYLAWVDPYGVRIFLLFSPPGSTRPMGIAFRRDQQGDKALASRVCEWCHAHGTADQIGLLTTDVDAKRRVGVNLCLDLRCNEKLESMMNLAGADLLEGTQKLLGHMARFADEALGMEVRT
- a CDS encoding RHS repeat domain-containing protein — protein: MTLQSLVRRLLGGTALLISPLALAQPAGFTDATIQPPKLGAPQRGSLIGTYAQTAFGAADVARGGFALASAFTFPTERGELLATPFPTYSSDAGLSEWGHGWQTRLEIRRWRVRGDLDYTTDERSSPWGRLIQGSDGAWYPSDMNPAVRVEASATGLTAYLPDGSVWSFGDGAGGAAGSAQVNTPKGTYAWHLREVVSATGRRTRFTYEANATRRLFLKTVQYGGTGTDFQYQVDLGYAPLTKPVDDFRSGQKLRLDRRVSTVEVKARHASLGLFEPRWQYQLTYEEPAQGVAFYLTQLTPTYGLGRNATAAPPSRYTYYKSTDALAGAFFARVTKLDATLVAAGQDAIQPWRAALVDNDEDGRLDFEHAQAQTLYVQEDHGFRAEPLPPPNAGTQSVCRPSASTSNGPRLLTRLRPNQPVPQVVAINNPGGSATEFKVCDRAGTLLAQQSLSGAWQLGPHTRFVDLDNDQQPDLIRVVPGGFQVRPNTSGAPPGISFGPAITGTLSPSVSASATWVHDMNGDSIPDIVARLTNGLHVWPGTGGFSFDSTSGSLFQVLTKNGTSLAQLGTYSVMFVDVNRDGLSDVLLSKTGLALLFVNDGTAFREVSVPALSFFNGTTSALTQGDFAGSGNTSLTVTQGLDAYSTSLDGPETGLLQSADDGKGTVLGFTYTRLPAAPGARFRQPVLASLTSASSGYDPVTYTYQYFGANYHSQGGYLLGFDSVVRTAPQEGHAINFLNGDTFAGLQLSSTRTDARTPLVKEVTSRQYEDATHQGVPYKRVNQEATGFQDAGNPAVTLTETTQTLVHDGVCPQQTVRATPWGTLTSISMRANLAGLVKHLHCLPSTVSYSGSHPQQPSLDFSYPGVITRNAVGLVEKVEALGPQGALPLQTVTYWPDFTVKTVSVPGQGTTTFDYDRRMLLSRITQPDGVVAEVTERAPLHDGLLTLTTRRGVNAHTERFRYDALERLVKRWDALGGASEANPNEQLAYRFATATRPGGIAATALVDAGLNARRFTQDLSTAAGEDVAKPRLIPEGWVVDGLTAHDRQQRETTHYVRQNLPANTDMATLDYATLLSGIEQTASERTAVFGYEVEKALRHHADVEQTLATSWVLDAGRLRVQTVENGTLEHRQFLDAGRRLARYEDALGAAYTYGYDALGRLRVVTLPGGQGHRLTYDGYGRVGRVERDGVASVDYEYAPGTWLTSAKRFRTPANTLVRGEGYLYDAVGRRTVITHTQAGGGVKTYQLYYDGASPAQPTNTSWPGLLTAAAGDGYAKKFEYRPDGSLARTTLGFTGWRSVETTLTHAEGGDVKLEVTQVKDGGGSVLTTTALGTSWDAHGRMNSLSLDGQPWATVLYNGLGQLTKVDFGGGTFVELGYDLLTRKRTSLAQTAPTWTSSVGWKLNTRGLTGSEVMGFGGTQLTRQYSYSEQGFLSSAQDAQHAYAYGFDAMGLPTHITDGAGMRTLATGSNTLVAGGVTYTFDGLGRTVSRDGLTLTYGPDGQVATAQHGAGTWSFLYDEDGERILKLGAGGVPLAGYLEGGGYLDASGLTLPVRVEGQVVGSLRNGVFQLLSTDRRGTVMADLDGTERLASPFGDRTTHTAGAAALDYVEKGYDADLGFVRMGARDYDPRISRFTTPDPLFLQDLEKCRESPVECNLYGYVRNRPLDLVDPTGTEGKDVPSNQAAGAAVSVGTPAVVANAKEDISNAEDQYFEASNSRRQEMKSVLNVISSVGSAINVVKFIGGCYIGANPLFSGSPPREYYIRVNKEGIQELQKQQSALQNELSLYLEEGMQSSPDQARMNFVDSRILELSRKDSEMQKKIDKMSENLELMEVTKEELQ